Proteins from one Nilaparvata lugens isolate BPH chromosome 10, ASM1435652v1, whole genome shotgun sequence genomic window:
- the LOC111044461 gene encoding exosome complex component RRP40, whose translation MEVNVNDVVLPGDRVSSGNFKNLPKSSKILGPGLRLFEGQVYVSKGGVLKQNKQIFWVESQKKRYVPASDEFVIGIVTQKSGDYFKVDIGASELASLSYLSFEGATKKLRPDIKVGDALYTKVLTAKRDMEPELVCVDSHWKKGRLGLLNTNGFIFTCSLTLTQKLLSKNHPLEKMAENKKFEIAVGLNGRIWINAEPNIIKSLINTILELELLSEEDIMKNCAAIFNKNC comes from the coding sequence ATGGAAGTGAATGTGAACGATGTGGTTTTGCCTGGTGACAGAGTTTCATCTGGTAACTTCAAGAATTTGCCTAAAAGTTCCAAAATTCTTGGACCTGGATTGCGACTTTTTGAAGGACAAGTGTACGTGAGTAAAGGTGGAGTTTTAaagcaaaataaacagattttcTGGGTTGAAAGTCAGAAGAAACGGTATGTGCCAGCCAGCGATGAGTTTGTAATCGGGATTGTGACACAAAAATCTGGAGACTACTTCAAAGTAGACATTGGTGCTAGTGAATTAGCTTCTTTAAGTTATTTATCATTTGAAGGAGCTACAAAAAAACTTCGGCCTGATATCAAAGTGGGAGATGCCCTTTACACCAAAGTTCTCACCGCTAAACGGGACATGGAACCTGAGTTGGTATGTGTTGATTCGCATTGGAAAAAAGGACGGTTAGGTCTTCTAAATACAAATGGCTTTATTTTTACTTGCAGTTTAACACTAACCCAAAAACTTCTGTCTAAAAATCATCCCTTGGAAAAAATGGCAGAAAATAAAAAGTTTGAAATTGCTGTAGGTCTAAATGGTAGAATCTGGATCAACGCTGaaccaaatattataaaatctctAATCAATACTATATTGGAACTAGAACTTTTATCTGAGGAAGATATTATGAAGAATTGTGCTgccattttcaacaaaaattgttAA
- the LOC111044464 gene encoding uncharacterized protein LOC111044464 has translation MEFSSPIGCKTEKTTNRSDENSCVSVIGETLLSFIDETSCASTVNEENPRSFIDETSCASSLIEEKPLSFIDETSCTNVIDGTPYPFGKRNSLVCCHCNLSFLNYTELVLHRRSHFSHKSYFSVLNQNIQSPSDIDGDDSKITLCNDSEVTKTSYDEPFVSTSNVVNKTDQFFVRMEGENGNEQIFAFETFEQPLERLSANCDIIINETETLSLDNITHRPQRSRREHFAESTLNYVANTPTAKSFLSKCKVTSRKLPRDRQLLYPEKYLKNLSSKSRVQRTNRKSSQKSSSNKKDGSSIITQNTEDKMNYTNYTETMSLEEETNDTNSNKTISFDEEINDINCIKPTSLEKQINNTKYTGSMSLEEQINNTKYTELMSLEEQINNTKYTEPMSLEEEFHNFETSTNETANVPVSVDETCINAATTVHLTGSQFNRSSKKSNSDSEGISFTCINAISTPKLVDEESNRQRLIDLNRSSHFSDESSYENRRQLLEDSNTVVIDDSNGYDFNESTSQLINESTSQLINESTSQLINESTSQQINESTRERINKSTSERINKSTSQRINEWMSQTINESTSEQINDSTSERIDECMSKNVNEFLYESFSSQDLLERSSGNSSHLLDYGCLDSMVIGDSDIDTNFSNNQHRSSSATNRSTEQVSDAQEYPSELDLAVGGNITGSSSLQSDSSPDFKLRKMSILEEIEARIMNQLVAENSQTQENVDSSDSENEEKFQHLISKQENVDSGDSENEEKFQHLISTQDNLDSGDSENEEKFQHLISTQDNFDSGDSENEEIFQHLISTQDNLDSSDSESVEKCQHPTDWLRQEHRRVIANWCKGEESTEFKCRYCEQVCESHDQLCLHVHFKHLMTL, from the exons ATGGAATTCTCTAGTCCTATTGG GTGCAAAACAGAGAAAACTACTAATCGAAGCGATGAAAATAGCTGTGTTAGTGTAATTGGGGAAACACTACTTTCATTCATTGATGAGACCAGCTGTGCCAGTACCGTAAATGAGGAAAACCCACGTTCATTCATTGATGAGACCAGCTGTGCCAGTAGTTTAATTGAGGAGAAACCACTTTCATTCATTGATGAGACCAGCTGTACCAATGTGATTGATGGAACACCTTATCCATTCGGCAAGAGAAACAGCCTTGTCTGTTGCCACTGCAATCTTAGTtttctcaactacacagaaCTAGTACTACATAGAAGATCACATTTCTCTCACAAGTCCTATTTTTCAGTCttgaatcaaaatattcaatctccaTCCGATATAGACGGAGACGATTCGAAAATTACACTATGCAATGATTCTGAAGTAACTAAAACTTCCTACGACGAACCTTTTGTCAGCACTAgtaatgttgtgaataaaacaGATCAGTTTTTTGTGAGAATGGAAGGAGAAAACGGTAATGAACAAATATTTGCGTTTGAAACTTTTGAACAACCATTGGAGAGATTGAGTGCAAACTGTGATATAATCATCAATGAGACAGAAACTCTTAGTCTAGACAATATAACCCACAGGCCTCAACGCTCACGAAGGGAACATTTTGCTGAATCCACTTTGAATTATGTTGCTAATACTCCAACAGCTAAGAGTTTTCTATCCAAGTGCAAAGTAACCAGCAGAAAGTTACCGAGAGATCGCCAACTGCTCTATCCAGAAAAATACCTCAAGAATTTGTCAAGCAAGAGCAGAGTTCAGCGTACAAATAGAAAATCTTCCCAGAAATCAAGTTCTAATAAGAAAGATGGATCCAGCATTATTACTCAAAATACTGAGGACAAAATGAATTATACCAACTACACAGAAACAATGTCTCTTGAGGAAGAAACTAATGATACTAACAGCAACAAAACAATTTCTTTTGATGAGGAAATTAATGATATTAACTGCATAAAGCCAACGTCTCTTGAGAAGCAAATCAATAACACTAAATACACAGGATCAATGTCTCTCGAGGAGCAAATAAATAACACTAAATACACAGAATTAATGTCTCTTGAGGAGCAAATAAATAACACTAAATACACAGAACCAATGTCTCTTGAGGaggaatttcataattttgaaacaTCTACAAATGAAACCGCTAATGTACCTGTATCTGTCGATGAGACTTGTATTAATGCAGCTACGACTGTACATCTTACCGGAAGCCAATTTAACAGAAGTTCCAAAAAATCCAATTCAGACAGTGAAGGAATATCGTTCACGTGCATAAATGCCATAAGTACTCCTAAATTGGTCGATGAGGAGTCCAATAGACAACGATTGATTGATCTCAATAGAAGTTCCCATTTTTCTGATGAATCGTCGTACGAGAACAGACGTCAACTTCTAGAAGATTCGAATACAGTAGTTATTGACGATAGCAATGGATACGACTTCAACGAGTCGACGAGTCAACTAATAAACGAGTCGACGAGTCAACTAATCAACGAGTCGACGAGTCAACTAATAAACGAGTCGACCAGTCAACAAATAAACGAGTCGACGCGTGAACGAATCAACAAGTCGACGAGTGAACGAATCAACAAGTCGACGAGTCAACGAATCAACGAGTGGATGAGTCAAACAATCAACGAGTCGACGAGTGAACAAATCAACGATTCGACTAGTGAACGAATCGACGAATGTATGAGTAAAAACGTCAACGAGTTTCTCTATGAATCATTTTCAAGCCAAGACTTACTTGAGAGGTCATCCGGGAACAGTTCACATCTTCTCGATTATGGATGTTTGGATTCAATGGTTATTGGAGACAGCGATATAGATACTAACTTCTCAAACAATCAGCATAGAAGTTCATCAGCGACTAATAGGTCTACAGAACAAGTTTCGGACGCTCAGGAGTATCCTAGTGAGCTTGATCTGGCTGTTGGAGGAAACATTACAGGAAGTAGTAGTTTACAAAGTGATTCCTCTCCAGATTTCAAACTACGAAAAATGTCAATCTTGGAAGAAATAGAAGCGCGAATAATGAATCAGTTGGTTGCTGAAAATTCCCAAACACAGGAAAATGTTGACAGTAGCGACAGTGAAAATGAGGAGAAATTTCAGCATCTCATTTCAAAACAGGAAAATGTTGACAGTGGCGATAGTGAAAATGAGGAGAAATTCCAGCATCTCATTTCAACACAGGATAATCTTGACAGTGGCGATAGTGAAAATGAGGAGAAATTCCAGCATCTCATTTCAACACAGGATAATTTTGACAGTGGCGATAGTGAAAATGAGGAGATATTCCAGCATCTCATTTCAACACAGGATAATCTTGACAGTAGCGATAGTGAAAGTGTGGAGAAATGTCAGCATCCTACTGATTGGCTACGTCAAGAACATAGGCGAGTGATCGCAAACTGGTGCAAAGGTGAGGAAtcaactgaattcaagtgtCGCTATTGCGAGCAAGTATGTGAGTCACATGATCAGTTATGTCTTCACGTTCATTTCAAACACTTGATGACACTGTAA